Sequence from the Dehalococcoidales bacterium genome:
TCTATGCAGGGGAACAGGGCTGGGGAGATATTCAGGAGGTCATGGCGACCTCGCTGAGGTCAGCCGGGGAACGGATACTGGTGGCTGACCGTTCCGGGATGATTGTGGCTGATACTGATAGACAATGGCTGGGTAGACAAATCCAGGAGACCGGTCTGAGCGGTGGCGTGGTGATAACCGCGTCCGGAGAGGCGGTGGGAGAACTGTACCTGCTGGTATCAGGCAGGCAGGGGATGGGGATGGGTCACATGGGCGGAGCAGGCGCTCACATGATGCCGATGATGCTCGGCGCCGAGGAAGATTTTTTAGACCGGGTCAATGACTCACTGTGGCAGGCAGGTCTGATTGCCGCCGGGGTTGCTCTGCTGGTAGGTCTGGTGCTTACCCGGCAGATTACCCGTCCTATCCGGGGGCTGATCATGGGAGTGCGTCATATCGCCGGGGGCGAGCTTGGTTACCGTGTGCCGGTCAGGTCACGGGATGAAATCGGGGAACTGTCGGACTCGTTTAATGCCATGGCGTCCAGCCTGGAGAAGGGAGAGCAGTCACGCCGCCAGCTTACCGCTGATATTGCCCACGAGCTGCGTACCCCGCTCACGGTTATCGAGGGTACGGTGGATGGCATGCTTGACGGCGTCTTTCAGGCTAACCCGGAACACCTGCTGTCAATCAAGGAGCAGGTAAGCTTGCTTACCGGGCTTATCGGTGACCTGCGTGACCTTTCACTGGCGGAATCGGGACAGATGAAGTTGAACCTGGCTCCAACAGATCTGGCGTCACTGGTACGGCGTCTGGTATCCCGCTATGAGATAAAGGCCGGTGAGAAAGGTGTGCAACTCAAGACAGGGGAGGCCGGGTCAGTGCCCGAGGTCAACGCGGATCCGGCCCGCATGGAGCAGGTCATCGCCAACCTGCTGACCAATGCCATACGTCACACTCCGGCGGGCGGTAGTATCACCGCTACCGTGGCTGAGATTAAAGAAGGAATAGAAATAACGGTAGCTGATACCGGAGAAGGCATCACTCCCGCGGACTTGCCCCTTATCTTCGAGCGTTTCTACC
This genomic interval carries:
- a CDS encoding ATP-binding protein; this encodes YAGEQGWGDIQEVMATSLRSAGERILVADRSGMIVADTDRQWLGRQIQETGLSGGVVITASGEAVGELYLLVSGRQGMGMGHMGGAGAHMMPMMLGAEEDFLDRVNDSLWQAGLIAAGVALLVGLVLTRQITRPIRGLIMGVRHIAGGELGYRVPVRSRDEIGELSDSFNAMASSLEKGEQSRRQLTADIAHELRTPLTVIEGTVDGMLDGVFQANPEHLLSIKEQVSLLTGLIGDLRDLSLAESGQMKLNLAPTDLASLVRRLVSRYEIKAGEKGVQLKTGEAGSVPEVNADPARMEQVIANLLTNAIRHTPAGGSITATVAEIKEGIEITVADTGEGITPADLPLIFERFYRSGSSRSRKEGGTGLGLAIVKQMVEAHHGRVWAESEPGKGSIFHVLLPSS